A window of the Ipomoea triloba cultivar NCNSP0323 chromosome 14, ASM357664v1 genome harbors these coding sequences:
- the LOC116003640 gene encoding uncharacterized protein LOC116003640, with protein sequence MAKPTCLRPLFSTLLSLLGLLLLHLGCFFFSSSAAAVSDHHRPEPPNQNSGRNRKISSSSSSRLKRSTAGAVSASWSFVKRIFSCAAAAGGGTPPPHPSIPSPCSSSRSLTKPIVIPLASPEKLSSDPLSGDICSDQPNIPLRNNIYPCTLCGEIFLAANLLEQHQFIKHAVSELVDGDSGNNIVQIIFKTGWRDTAKNPAIRRILKIHNSPKILARFEEYREHVKSKAARNVAGRRRDERCIADGNELLRFHCATFLCDLGENGSGAASGVCSNQYCSVCGIIKTGFSPKMDGISTQSSGWRAHAAVPEEIEEEFKFMHVKRAMLVCRVIAGRVGSDPDVVDKDDPGFDSLVGRENGVHPRLDEEEELWVFNPRAVLPCFVIVYNV encoded by the coding sequence ATGGCGAAACCCACTTGCTTGCGTCCATTGTTCTCTACGCTCTTGTCTCTTCTCGGCCTCCTTCTTCTCCATCTCGgctgcttcttcttctcctcctccgccgccgccgtctcCGACCACCACCGCCCTGAACCGCCGAACCAAAATTCCGGCCGGAACAGaaagatttcttcttcttcttcttctcgtcTCAAACGATCCACCGCCGGAGCTGTTTCTGCGTCTTGGTCCTTCGTTAAGCGAATCTTCAGctgcgccgccgccgccggcggcggCACTCCCCCTCCCCACCCGTCAATCCCGTCGCCGTGTTCCTCCTCTAGATCCCTGACGAAACCCATCGTCATCCCGCTAGCCTCGCCGGAAAAGCTCTCCTCCGATCCTCTTTCCGGGGATATCTGCTCCGACCAACCCAACATTCCGCTACGGAACAATATCTACCCGTGTACCCTCTGCGGCGAGATTTTCCTCGCCGCCAATCTTCTCGAGCAGCACCAGTTCATAAAGCACGCGGTATCGGAGCTCGTGGATGGAGATTCCGGCAACAACATTGTCCAGATCATATTCAAAACCGGCTGGCGGGACACGGCGAAGAATCCGGCGATCCGCCGGATTTTAAAGATTCACAACAGCCCGAAGATCCTGGCCCGGTTCGAGGAATACAGAGAGCACGTGAAGTCGAAAGCGGCCCGGAACGTCGCAGGGAGGCGGCGAGACGAGCGGTGCATCGCCGACGGCAATGAACTCTTAAGGTTCCACTGCGCCACCTTCCTCTGCGACTTGGGGGAGAACGGCAGCGGCGCTGCCTCGGGCGTATGTTCCAACCAGTATTGCAGCGTCTGCGGGATCATCAAGACCGGATTCTCCCCCAAGATGGACGGAATCTCGACGCAGTCCTCCGGCTGGCGGGCCCACGCCGCCGTGCCGGAGGAGATCGAGGAGGAGTTCAAGTTCATGCACGTGAAGCGGGCCATGCTAGTGTGCCGGGTCATTGCCGGCCGGGTCGGATCCGACCCGGACGTGGTGGACAAGGATGACCCGGGGTTCGATTCCTTGGTCGGTCGCGAAAATGGGGTCCACCCAAGACtcgacgaagaagaagaactgTGGGTGTTCAATCCTAGGGCTGTGCTGCCATGTTTTGTCATAGTCTACAATGTATGA